In Festucalex cinctus isolate MCC-2025b chromosome 1, RoL_Fcin_1.0, whole genome shotgun sequence, the sequence CTGGGCTTATTTGGCCCATTAGCTTGGAGGAGAATCGTATCAGATCTTGCATGAAAAGACCCACCGCTCCTCTGGGTGACGGAGGGATTTCAGTTAGTGGTCCCGACTCAAATTGAAAGTTGATATTCTTGGCTCTTGGCAGGCCTGGTCCTCGTTCCTCAATCCAAGTCAAAGGTCTGAAAGGGAAAAGGTGAAATATAAGTTtagatttttccccattcctcctTATGCATTTACTCAAGTGACGCATTCGCATATAGCGGGAGTCAATTAAATGTATTTCCTCATTTTCTTACTTTTGGTATTTTGCTAGAGCGGCACAGACAGAAAAGGCCGTTACCCGACATTTGCACCATTGTGGGATGTAACGCAGAAAGCTCAACTAATTCCTTTTAAATTCAGCGCACTTAAGGCGCATTAGTCCTTGACAGTGCGGAAGGAGAAATCAACTCGAGGGGTCTGTGCAGGAGTTTTGCATGAAGTACAAAGTACATATATAAACTGCGGCCGCCCCAGAGTATAATGTTAATGCTGCCATTGTAGCATTTTATCAAAACTGGACAGCATTTCtcatctttttatttaaaaaaaaagagggacaaATAAATTGTGTGAAACACCATTGCCCCAGTGGTACATCACCAGTGtgatattatgaaattattgtggAAGAAAAACATCTCTCTCACTTGTTGTCAGCAGTTTGCATTTTTGCAGTCATCTTGCTGTAGTTGTTGCCCAAATCCTGCTCCATGGTTGCTGCGGTTACAGAGAGCTCCCCAAACAACTCAACCAACCAGGTGAGACGAGCGATGCCACTAAATGTCAGGAAACCAAATCCAGGTTTCAGAACTCCACCTAGAgaaaaaacgcacacacaaataacaCAGGCCTGGTATGGTAATACTGTATCTACAATCTGGTGTCACTATGTTGAGCATTTTTTCAAGACAAAGGTTATGGTCTGTATACAGAAATTGCAAGGAGTACCAATGTAACCATAACCTGTAAAATGAAGAGTTCCTTCCTGCAAGGTTTTCCCTTTGACCTCTTTCTTCAGCCATTTGTAATCTTCTGTAAAAAGTTCTATGTGCTCCTCATGAAGAATCACCCctaacacaaacacatacagaCAATGTAGTAGATAATTTATGCACAATGGTGACTATAGCTACAAAATTCAGAACTAATTCGTTaagaacaaaataaacaaaatcctCTATTTGTGTGCACAAACCGTACAAGCTGTTACATTTcatgttgcattttttattttatattttttgctttACTTTGCTCTCTGCAGCCAGgtcaaatgaaaacattctcaATGACGTTACATGATAAAcgttggctaaaaaaaaaaagaacccaaagtagaataaaatgtcacaatcttTCGCTGCTCAGCCGAGCTCAATGTTGATCATGCACAagagaatttgaactattgaaCATTTCTGATAAATCAATTAAGAATATTGTTGTCCCTGTCAAGCCACGCATTAATATCACCTTTCTCCTGCGCCAAATCCCAGAGCTCGACAGCACTTTTGTAGTTGAGTGTCATGGGATACTCCACACAGACATGTTTCCCTGCCTGCAAGAAAGTTCTGGTGggacaggaaaaaataaaataaaatcaggaaCTAGTATATGTCCAAAACTTGAAGCTGACCTTGAACAAagatacatatttttatattttaagatTACGGTACTTTACTCGCAGCTACAATTCTCCTGCACtgaaaagcaaaacattttaaCTAACATTTTAGCAATCTAGCTTTTAGAAATTTCAGCGGATTCTCTTGTAGTAGTCATTGGGTTTCTGGGGGATATATCAAAACAAAGTAGTTcttttaactttaaaaaaaaaaaaagcttaacttTTATTTACTGGATTATTTTATACTGCCAGCTATGGAatcaagtaggggtgtgaattgcctagtacctgacgattcgattcgtatcacaattcacaggtcacgattcgattcgataccgattaatcccgatacgaatttataagtcgattgttgcgatttttttcattcaaatttagaaaatactaattagtaagcttgtagagtgtaagattgatatgaaaatgtattatttatttatctgaaatttcagtcgtatagaggttgtaatctgttttatgtttgaacagcattaaaataaaatattaaggcttaatgttccgttcatataacattcttccatgctcaaggtgtgaatcctaaaaaaactaaaaataaaataaaaaaataaaaaatcgattctgccgattattgaatcgattcgagaatcgcacgatgtagtatcgcaatatatcgccgaatcgattttttttaacaccccttgaATCAAGCACAGGTGTTTATAATCAATCCACTTCCAGCTTTTGCAGTTCAAAATGACATATTACTGTCAGCTTTGTACACTTGAAACTTCGTAGATCCATCTACTGCAGTGAGCTTCAACCTATTTACCacctatccattttctttactacCCGGACTTGTCCTCATTCGTGTCATAGGTGAGCTACAACATGAGtaaagagaatggatggatgtatggatagaCAATATAATGTTATGTCGTAAATGCAAAGATCACAAGCAGAGAAATTTAGCACTTGAGATTATTTTACGTACCTGACCCCATCCTCATGTGATGCATTCTCTGTGCAGATGAAAGCCACATCAACATCTTTTCTGCTCAGTGCCTCTTCGACTGAAATCTGACTCACTCCTTGCTGACTGTCCAGACTTCTcctgttgacaaaaacataaaCAGAATGATGCGATGACAATGTCGACGCAACTCCATACCACATGGTATATTGAGTTCCCGGGCTCATTTTTAGCATGTGTGTGTCATGTATAGAAGACAGTCGTTGTGACCTGGAGATGAATCCTTTGACAGTGAGTTTCTCAGCCGAACTGCCCGGCAGCGGAGCTAATATGTCTCTGATCCTCACCCAACCTGCTGTCCCGATGCCCACCACCACAGCTCCAAGCATCATCcctgtgagggaaaaaaaaaaaaaaacaagtttaataTCAAAGTTCCACTTTGTATTATCAATTCAATGTGTACACCATCTAAGGATCTTGCTTTGTTGTGTGAACCAAATCAGCTGGTCCAAGTCAGTAGTCAATTTGCTTAATATTAAACAATGATTCCAACCAAAGGACACCGTCATATGTCCCACTACTATAAGGTGATGAAGATTTTATTTGTGACTTACATTATCCCCATTGACATTAGTTCTGGTATTTTATACATTCTATTTAATGATTGACCGgaggaaaaaaattgtttgcaCAATGTGCATgggacattgttttttttgtgttgtttattattatatcgaacgtgttcattttttttttttttttcctgcccacGTCCCGCTGAGGATCCGATGTCCACTTAACAAGCATTAGGacaccggggctagttgtatcactttttatacttttatatatttcttgaaaacaatacatcatatataaacacaatgtataccagatgaaagaccaaagtcttaggtatattttgttgtattcatgtcattttcatattttgcgTCAGTGCAGTtattataagccatcaaatagagggagtgaacatgtgaaatgttgccccaccaatgggtaatttgtcacactatatggggtaagatgtcactttggattttgcaactaataaaacaagtcaagtcacgtcatctttatttatgtagcgctttcaaacagcctaccaaattatccttgttctcctgttttgttgtgtttgtttttacagccaAAGAAATTGTTTAGCATTGGTCTTGACAATGTACTATAGTCACtgagcaaactttaacataaaatatgaaataaatgaaagtctttaggaactgctggcatgtaggtcataactctcagcctcaaatgtcTGTTGTTGTTTCTCTTAAAAGGTGGAAATttttactttgggttgtgcaaaacagataactggcactcatctcagctcacaatgtgctcttttcttctcagacagtacacaacccctGACTATTTAtagtataaatatataaacgttttcgttgcgccctctggtggagaagaaaattgcaacgtGACTATTTACAACTAGCACCGGTCTCCCCTACTTGGTTACGTTCATCCCTTTCAGAAATCAGAATCACTACATCCGTAACATAACGAAGTTGTCACTTGGTGTGTTCCTTACCTGCTTGAGGACAGTCTTCTACACCTCTTGAGTGACAATAGCCTTTTATAttatgcgcaaaaagtgttatgacataacaagctagctagctagctcgccaGTGCAATGTGTATGCCTGTGAGCGCGCGCGACTGTGCGTTTGGCTTTAGTGAGTAGCTGACTTGTTTGTGTGCCAGAGAGGCCACACCCATCCAATGCAGCGCGCTATCCGGTTCATCACCTTGAGCTCAATTATCATAATGTCAAACCCGAGGGAGAAACGAGGATCTACAATGCCACGCAGTTGTGCAATCTGTGTTGTTTTATACTAGTTAGAAAACATCAACGAGACGATGGTTGCATGTTCCtcgccttatttatttatttatttatttatttatttatttatttatttatttatttatttatttatttatttatttttatctatttacttaattatttaatttgagttttaaaagcgtattttaaaaaatgaagcagAACGTTCTGGTCTtcatggggatttttttttttttttttttttaagcacacccACACCCTTTTGACTGCAAGGCATAGATAGATAAGGGGTCCGTGAACTGTCTCTTTTGGTCATGAGATATTACGTTTGGAAACAGatcttaaaaatagaaaaatgccTCATTATTTGATTTTcgttttaaaatagaaacacaAAACTGAAATACAGCTTAATTTTCTCGTTTGGCTATTTGGGACGGGTAAGAAAAAGTTTTGGtccgtatttttgttttggattgtCGGAAGTTGTCACCGCGAGCATTTCTCATATTGGCCAGGAGATGGCGACACGGCgtctaaaaacaatttcgtaTTCTGTATATGACCATCTGCAGCCAAAATTCCACAAACGGTAGCCACACGTGGAGATAATTTCTGGTAcctgtttttaaattaactcattcactgcctttgacaagtatacttgtcaattgtattttttagagcggtgctaaatgggggcgaacctgagcatgctccactgtaaatatcaaacttggaaacaactttactgatgcccaaccaccggtagatgacatcattgccccattttataggaaataaacacagtttcagagtccatgggagaaatggctgtattttggcaaacctacatttttctgctgtcaattataaaagaacgggacgggacaaaaagtagggagtctattctgttatttggtagattcggtttatatataattattgaatgtaatatcacgcgagtattggaaatgtaaaaattttctataatgactggcagtgaatgagttaatgagagtataataataataataataataataataataataataataataataataataataataatacaaccagtccagggtgtcccccgcttactgcccagagccagctgagataggcgccagcaccccccgcgacccttgtgaggaatgagcggtcaagaaaatggatggatggatggatggataataataataataataataataataataataataataataatcatcatcatcatcatcatcatcatcatcatcatcatcatcatcatcaaaatcaAGCTGGATTGcaattttgttgtttcttttaaaactaaaatcaaaTAACGAGacgtttttctattttttttcccaaacgtACTATCCAATGACCAAAAGAGACGCGGACCATAAGTTTGCTTTTAAACGCCCTTTTGGACCAGTACAATCACATTATATGGAAATGTTAATCAAgccaactttttatttatttgttgttgttgttgttgttgttgttgttgttgttgttgttgttgttgttgttgtttttattattattattattattattattattattattattattattattattattattattattattattattattattatttgaagacGTCTTCGTGCACTTTTTTCCCCTCGACTGCATGGATTCCGATTGACTTGCGATGGgagaaaaaggaaaatgaattGTTAGAGTTTGTCTTAGCTGCTATAGTCAGTTGTACACTTTTAAAACTCGCGTTTATTTTCATATAGTTAAATTGCTTTTAAAAGATGTTTGCCTCTGTGGGGAGCCAGAAAAGAAGCAAAGTACAGTGTAGCTATGCAACAACAGTAAAGTACCCGCCTTCCTGAAGCCGACAGCCATACGCTGGTAGGGGAATGGAGCGCACCCAATAATTTACGTTTACGGAAGTGGTTCCAGGAGGCTTGTCCTGGTGACTGATGAATGACAAGGTAAGCATGTTAAAATAATCTTTGACTGTGCAGCAAAACCTGAGCATTTAAAATTCGGATGTCTCCAAGAAATGAATATGATTTTAGATTATATAAATGTTTGTCAAGTATTTACTAACAGTCGAGACGTTCATTCGTCTGACAGCGTGAGTTCACTTTACACTCATATTTATGCCAAAGAGCTTTTAGcactgaaaataataataataataataataataataataataataaaaacggtatggttttttggggggtttttgttgttgctttcaaCCCTTTGTTGTTGGGTTAGGCTTGTGGATCTTTTATGCATGCACTGGAAAATGTGTTATCAAATATTACATAAGGTATAATAAGAGACTAAGAGTATGTATTTTGTCCATTCATCTTGTTAGGAAGTGCCTACTCGTACTAGTACTATGATTGCACACTGAAAAGCATTAAGTCCTGGGACAAACATAACTGAATTTGGGAGGATTTCCAGGCAGTGGGTTTCCCGAAAAAGCACCCCCAGCTAGCTAAAACTAGGAAGGTACTCGTGTACATGAAACTCGCCCGACCTCATTGCACACTAAAAAGCATGAAGGGAGAGACACACATCCTACTTTCAAAAGTGGACCCATACAGTTTGTACTGTGATTTATGACATGGAGGAGGCGGACTTCCGACTTCGGTAAATCACACAACTACGCTGTTACCGATTACTGTTGAGACGTAATAGGCCGTGTCCCAATACTCACTCTGCCACCCTCGTGCCCCTCATTTGTATGTTCCCGTTAATGGGTGCGAGTGTAGGCGGTCTCAGAGTACTGATTTTTGTCTATTAATTAATCTATGCTGTAGTGTTGATTGTAATTCAGTGACctacaaaatattttgctaGCTAACCATACTTGTTAAGTCAATGTAGTTGATTGCAGTATATCAGGCTGTATGACGATTTAGTTTTTCAGTCTTTCTTCGGTGATCACAGCtacacaacggcctagctcaagtcacctaTCTACTTATTAAGAGGCCTAATCTAACATTTCAACAGATTATCTCAGCCATGATCTGTGCCATGACTGTgggtgaggatgaggatgatacTGATTTAGAATGGGTAAATCTGTCAACATAATATTACAGTTAGTTttaacccgtaggcagtatcgtgacccgttttgggcttttgatgattctgaccaagccatttcaaaataagatactgcctacaggttttaattaaaaagaaggATGATGACAATGGTATTGTGGAAATTAAATTAAACCTTAGTGTAGTAGCGCTACTGAATGTAGACttgcattttaaatttatattaacATCCAAATTGAGTGAATAATGTAAACATTTAAGCAACTTTTATACAACGCTCAAATGTCAGGGGCCTAAACGTTATGACACCAGTTTGCGCCGTTATTCCATGACCAGGTGTTTTATTCCGTTGTCATTTGATTATATCTAAGGACAAGACAAATAGCTGTTCTATTATAAGTAAGCAATAGCAAAGAGAGGTTTTGGTGCTACATTTCACAGGCATATACATGGTATTGGTAACAAGCACACCtattgtacttttttcttttttctttttctttttttccttaaaaatttGATGCGACGTCTGTGATAGATGGTACCACAACGGCTGTGTGCAGATGCCACCACCTAATGAGGACTATGGTGACGTAGGGAACAATGTTTTGTTCTTTGGTTTTGGAATGAAAGATAAAAGTTTATTTGCActtcaaatatttttgtgactggataaaaaataatatatcaatTAAGTTATTCTATGTTGTAAGTTGTCCTtgagtgtatgtttttttttcttttataaaaaaatttatatgtttttcagtttttcagtTTGCAGTGATGGTACTGGTATGAGTAGGCAGTGTGTTTCATGTGCATACTGCTTTCCTAGCCAGAGTTAGCTAGGGGGTGCTGTTTCAGGCAGCCCACTGCCTACAAATTTTATTCTGCAGAGTAATTCAATGGAAAGAGGACCCATGATTATTTGAGAAATCCATATGTTGACAGTGAGTCAAAGCAATATTGCGCAAATTTATCACTGCATCTTCGACAAGAGTCCTGTGCATTTCCTTTCTTAATTTTCTTGCCACAGATGATGAGGGTTCCCATCATCAAACTGCAACAGTTCGCCATATTCACCACCTTGGTGACGGGAAGTGGCATTGGCACCATGTACTACCTGATGCAGAGTGAGTACTTTTGTAGATGGGACGTGGTTTAGGGCATTTAGATAGGCACAGTCTAGTGTACATAGAAACAGAAAAAGCCTGATGTTGTTGCTGCTCAAAAAATTTTAGTGATAAAAATGTTATACAGTAACTGTTAAAACTCCTCATTTCTGTTTTGTATCACCTAAGAGAAATTTGCTGAGTCCGACTACCACAAATTGGCTCTGCAGAAGTTGGAGGCATGTACGGTTGCCATGGAGAGTTTGGGCGCTCCACCGTTAAAAATTCACAACATCCATCTCTCTGACAGAGACAATCGAATAGACAAACAAGCTGCACAggtaatgtatttaaaatgccgCATGATGATATGAAGATTTCTGCTATCAGATTTCAGCTTTTTACACATCATGTTCAACATAACAAATTGAAAAGTAACCTTTTAACCATTTCTTGTGAacacaataatatattttttttagaaatttggTGGTTTGACTTACACATACTGACTTTGAAAGGAAACTCAAGGTCTTCTAACATATCCTTTGGACGTTTATTCATTTGCGTCGAGTACTGTATGTATTGATTTGAGATTTAATGGTTTTGCAGCTAAAGATCCCTGTGACTGGGTCAAAAACTGGTGGCTATTTATATACATCTTCCACTAGGGACCCAATCACCAACAGGTATGTACATTGTGTTCCTTCAGAGTACACTTAAAGTACTGTAATGTGTTTGTCAAGTcatgtcaagtttatttatatagcccttaatcacacaaaagtctcaaagggcttcacacgcccacagttgacaaatattaacgaCATCCCCTCAtcgaaccacaaaagggcaaggaaaaacttcaaaaagaaaaaaaaaaaacaacccttgaGAAGGGGGCAcagatgtggtaatcccccttccagaataaccaggctgcaatggatgccgaatgggcaacaatttacaTAGCTTGTGATACTACACATTAGGAACTAGAATAGTCCAAAAGTCCATTTAAGAAGTTGAAGCACTCCAAGAAGATGTCATCAGGGAAGTTGGTCATCATCCAAATCCACATCATTCAGCCAAATGCAAGAGTATAAAAATGTGTCTTAAGACGTGACTTAAACGTTTCTACAGAGTTAGTAGCTCTGACTTACAAGGGTTGGGCATCCCAGAGCACTGGAGCCTGGATTGAAAACGCTCTTGAACCGCGGACTTCTTTTTAGCTCTTGGAATCACCAAAAGACCAGCGTTTTGCGAACGAACGTTTCGCGTCAGAACGAACGATACTATTAAATCGACGATTTTGGAAGGCGCCAAGCTGTGTAATGTTTTAGATGTAAGTAACAAAACCTTAAAATCGCATCTCAAGTGGACCGGAAGCCAGTGCAATTTGGCTATAtacgtctgattccacattacttacagtatttgcacaatttaacttgtaatatcaacttttcctccttcattttcaatgggacagacattgaactttttctaagtatcactttccacgcccacttccatacatataacttaccatcattaccaggtgtcttacactactcacacagttggtaaagtgcattgtccagtaaccaagaGGTCATAATTTAACAAttcatctctcaatttacttcattccacatgcattcaaatcttagcattaagctattagctttcagcattcccacgcaatttctccagcaaTTGCACTTAGTGTAGTTGTAACTATGATTGTATTTTACCCACAAGCACACTGTTTACTCTCAAGTCCTTTTCTgctctaacaaaacaaaaacactcaatTAGTTGAAAAGCTGGAAAATTGCAGTGAGCAAGTGGTCACTGATGTCATTTATCAATATTCCACTCACCATATTGTATATATGCCCATATGTTTGGAGGTGATCATGTAAATGATAGTTATTTGGTAGGTGTTAGACGAGCAGCAAAATACCAGTTTTGACTTGATGTTAAGATTTGATGACAGACACCACAGTCATAGACAATTTCGCCAACTATTTTAAAGCCTGCATTGTTGTGTTACGCCCTATAAGATGGAGTGTGAAGCTGGCAGTTTTGAGGCTCAGAGAAGGGCAGATCATCAGTCTAATGGATCCTCCAGCAACACAATGCAGGACAGAGGATGCTGACTGACTGCATCTATTCGTCACATCTTCAAGGTAGAATTGACACTCCACCAATTGCTGGAGAGTGATGTGTGTTGGGCATTTTAGGAATATCAGCAAGGCCAAATTTGTAAGTAATTCACAagctcttgtttgtttttatcttatgaaCAAGTCGGTGTTTTGATATTAAGACAAAATGGACTACGTAATGTCTTCtcattaacatttaaaaattgatttgggggcacacaaaaaaaatatcaactgACACACTAACCAAAACTTCCTTCATTTTCAATCAAGTACAATGTATATAGGAACCACATGTATAGTATGTAATGTATTTAATATGTATTGAGAGAAATTAGTTATTTCATgcttagtcttttttttcctccacaattatttatgtaatttcactattttttttactgctatGGAGATAAGAAGATTATCTGAATTTGTGTGTGAAATTGAGCCTATGAAAGTAAATTTAAGTCAATGTTCCAAATAAATGccacaaaatgtaaacatttttgtttgtttttgttataattctttttcttttttcccttttttttttttttttgagagctcagtattattTATTCGGCAGCCTTTCCGAGTTGACATATCATCATCgcgctctttttttgttttgggctTGCGCGTttgtgtgagtttgtgctctttaattctCCTGAAACCTGTTATAAATCCCAGAcctttcaccttaaccggaaagttcagagtcccgccagagtcgtgaagttgtcaggagaccagtggaaggaaggaaggatggatggatggatggatggatggagcgaGCAGAGTGAGCTTCACAAACACCAGCttccactgattcagcgaccagtgggagaagcaaattctgttttagtttcagtagaTTCTGATGTGGTAGCTCCGGCATGCATGAGAACCTCCACCAGAGCCGTCAACCTCGGCCCGACAAGACAAGCACAGCCCCCAGGGCCCCcaaggccgcggcagcaccaggGCACAACCCCGCAGACCCTGTGGGGGCCACCGGCCGGAAAGCCAACCTAGAAGCCTGAAgcacaccccccccacccccattagTCACGAATATGCGGATTTCGCTGCACCGCACCGTGTCCCAGCGCTCCAAACGcatcctccgcgccgccccacgcactttcacACAAAGTACATTGActgcaatgcaaacgcgccCCCGAAACGCCTCCCCGTTTTTGCcgtgaatgcagcattaatgtCAATTGAAACAACTttgcattcaatttaatttaatttaaaaccaCATATTTTGAATG encodes:
- the blvra gene encoding biliverdin reductase A → MMLGAVVVGIGTAGWVRIRDILAPLPGSSAEKLTVKGFISRRSLDSQQGVSQISVEEALSRKDVDVAFICTENASHEDGVRTFLQAGKHVCVEYPMTLNYKSAVELWDLAQEKGVILHEEHIELFTEDYKWLKKEVKGKTLQEGTLHFTGGVLKPGFGFLTFSGIARLTWLVELFGELSVTAATMEQDLGNNYSKMTAKMQTADNKPLTWIEERGPGLPRAKNINFQFESGPLTEIPPSPRGAVGLFMQDLIRFSSKLMGQISPDELQKEKIRILHCLELAEKIQQLCQR
- the coa1 gene encoding cytochrome c oxidase assembly factor 1 homolog isoform X3, producing MNDKMMRVPIIKLQQFAIFTTLVTGSGIGTMYYLMQKKFAESDYHKLALQKLEACTVAMESLGAPPLKIHNIHLSDRDNRIDKQAAQLKIPVTGSKTGGYLYTSSTRDPITNRWSVKLAVLRLREGQIISLMDPPATQCRTEDAD
- the coa1 gene encoding cytochrome c oxidase assembly factor 1 homolog isoform X1 — its product is MNMILDYINVCQVFTNSRDVHSSDSMMRVPIIKLQQFAIFTTLVTGSGIGTMYYLMQKKFAESDYHKLALQKLEACTVAMESLGAPPLKIHNIHLSDRDNRIDKQAAQLKIPVTGSKTGGYLYTSSTRDPITNRWSVKLAVLRLREGQIISLMDPPATQCRTEDAD
- the coa1 gene encoding cytochrome c oxidase assembly factor 1 homolog isoform X2; the encoded protein is MICAMTVGEDEDDTDLEWMMRVPIIKLQQFAIFTTLVTGSGIGTMYYLMQKKFAESDYHKLALQKLEACTVAMESLGAPPLKIHNIHLSDRDNRIDKQAAQLKIPVTGSKTGGYLYTSSTRDPITNRWSVKLAVLRLREGQIISLMDPPATQCRTEDAD
- the coa1 gene encoding cytochrome c oxidase assembly factor 1 homolog isoform X4, with protein sequence MLTMMRVPIIKLQQFAIFTTLVTGSGIGTMYYLMQKKFAESDYHKLALQKLEACTVAMESLGAPPLKIHNIHLSDRDNRIDKQAAQLKIPVTGSKTGGYLYTSSTRDPITNRWSVKLAVLRLREGQIISLMDPPATQCRTEDAD
- the coa1 gene encoding cytochrome c oxidase assembly factor 1 homolog isoform X5; the protein is MMRVPIIKLQQFAIFTTLVTGSGIGTMYYLMQKKFAESDYHKLALQKLEACTVAMESLGAPPLKIHNIHLSDRDNRIDKQAAQLKIPVTGSKTGGYLYTSSTRDPITNRWSVKLAVLRLREGQIISLMDPPATQCRTEDAD